One Acidobacteriota bacterium genomic region harbors:
- a CDS encoding NUDIX hydrolase produces MDDKYSNPWKTISTREVYDNPWIRVRHEEVIRPDGQPGIYGVVHFKNKAIGVLPIDEEGFTYLVGQYRYTLEVYSWEIPEGGCPEGETPLEAAKRELLEETGLTAEHWRLLGTAHVSNSVSDEEAILFLATGLTQVEAQPEGTEKLEVRRVEFAEALRMVVAGEITDSLSVMTILLYAQSFQS; encoded by the coding sequence ATGGACGACAAATACTCGAACCCGTGGAAAACGATTTCAACGCGCGAAGTGTACGACAATCCGTGGATTCGCGTGCGGCACGAAGAAGTTATTCGCCCGGACGGCCAACCCGGAATTTATGGCGTTGTGCATTTCAAAAACAAAGCCATCGGTGTGCTTCCGATTGACGAGGAAGGTTTCACGTATCTGGTCGGGCAATACCGTTACACGCTGGAGGTTTACTCATGGGAAATTCCAGAAGGCGGTTGCCCCGAAGGCGAAACGCCGCTGGAAGCCGCGAAACGCGAATTGCTGGAAGAAACCGGCTTGACGGCGGAGCATTGGCGACTTCTCGGCACGGCGCACGTTTCCAATTCGGTCAGCGATGAAGAAGCGATTTTGTTTTTGGCGACGGGATTGACCCAAGTCGAAGCGCAACCCGAAGGAACGGAAAAGCTGGAAGTTCGCCGCGTGGAATTTGCCGAAGCTTTGCGAATGGTGGTGGCGGGTGAAATCACGGACAGTTTGAGCGTGATGACGATTTTGCTGTATGCGCAGTCGTTTCAATCATAG